From the Candidatus Methylomirabilota bacterium genome, one window contains:
- the msrP gene encoding protein-methionine-sulfoxide reductase catalytic subunit MsrP, which yields MLIRRAPYARMFTWSEVTDHRLYLNRRAFMAGAAALALGAGERAEATPKPPTPGAPLKAARNAGLSSTEPATKFEAATTYNNFYEFGVNKEDPAENAHLLRPRPWSVKVEGHVARPRTYDIDELLKLAPLEERIYALRCVEGWSMVIPWIGFPLSALLKRVEPTSQARYVEFTTLLDPEQFPSQRKGFFNFTSLDWPYVEGLRLDEALHPLTLLTVGMYGQVLPNQNGAPIRVVVPWKYGFKSAKSIVRIGLVSEEPKSAWNKAAPQEYGFYSNVNPTKDHPRWSQATERRIGEFRRRKTLMFNGYAEQVASLYAGMDLNKHY from the coding sequence ATGCTGATCCGGCGAGCTCCCTACGCGAGGATGTTCACGTGGTCGGAGGTCACCGACCACCGGCTCTACCTGAACCGGCGGGCTTTCATGGCCGGCGCGGCGGCGCTGGCCCTGGGCGCCGGCGAGCGGGCGGAGGCGACGCCGAAGCCCCCGACGCCCGGGGCGCCCCTCAAGGCGGCGCGGAACGCGGGCCTGAGCTCGACCGAGCCGGCCACCAAGTTCGAGGCGGCCACCACCTACAACAACTTCTACGAGTTCGGCGTCAACAAGGAGGATCCGGCCGAGAACGCCCACCTCCTCCGCCCGCGGCCGTGGTCCGTCAAGGTCGAGGGCCACGTCGCCAGGCCTCGGACCTACGACATCGACGAGCTCCTCAAGCTGGCCCCCCTCGAGGAGCGGATCTACGCGCTCCGCTGTGTCGAAGGGTGGTCGATGGTGATTCCCTGGATCGGGTTCCCGCTCAGCGCGCTGCTCAAGCGGGTGGAGCCCACCAGCCAGGCCAGGTACGTGGAGTTCACGACGCTCCTCGATCCCGAGCAGTTCCCCAGCCAGCGCAAGGGCTTCTTCAACTTCACCAGCCTCGACTGGCCGTACGTGGAGGGCCTGCGGCTCGACGAGGCGCTCCACCCGCTGACGCTCCTGACCGTCGGGATGTACGGGCAGGTGCTGCCGAACCAGAACGGCGCCCCCATCCGGGTGGTCGTGCCGTGGAAGTACGGATTCAAGAGCGCCAAGTCCATCGTCCGCATCGGGCTCGTGAGCGAGGAGCCGAAGAGCGCCTGGAACAAGGCCGCTCCCCAGGAGTACGGCTTTTACTCCAACGTGAACCCGACCAAGGACCACCCCCGCTGGAGCCAGGCGACCGAGCGCCGGATCGGCGAGTTTCGGCGCCGCAAGACGCTCATGTTCAACGGCTACGCCGAGCAGGTCGCTTCGCTGTACGCCGGGATGGACCTGAACAAGCACTACTAG
- a CDS encoding bifunctional homocysteine S-methyltransferase/methylenetetrahydrofolate reductase: MSHPLLERLAEGPLLADGAMGTMLYARGAPLDACFDVLNLHDRKVVQSIHGEYLSAGADLLETNTFGANRFKLGVHGLEGRAREINREGARLARDVRETMGRDVFVLGSVGPLGKYLTPLGTVTEEEALAAFREQAEGLLEGGVDGFVVETFSDLREIGLAVQAIRAVSADLPVIAQMAFNEDRVTFVGHAPADVARELRTLPVQLIGANCSVGSSVLYDVLVLLQQAAPERPIAIQPNAGLPSRVGERLIYLSSPTYMADYAGRMLDAGARLVGGCCGTTPAHVRAMREAVDRHVPDAARARRGIFITPAASLAAEAAPVGATAEPTRLEARLMAREFLVTVELDPPRGHNIEKLVQGAKLLAERGVEVVDINDGSLGRVRMSVLPTAIVVREATGLDINMHFTCRDRNLMGIQADLLGAHALGIRNILAMTGDPPRAGDYVNATAVFDVDAIGLVRIVKGMNGGVDATGNSIGEPTAFVIGVALDPGAPDPEREADRFRQKVEAGASWAQTQPIYNLAQLERFLSRLGRVPVPIVVGILPLHSWRHAEFLHNEVPGISIPDAVRARLRQAGDHALRVGIETAQDILAEVRGRYAGAYLMPSFGRFEVVAEVLDVLR, translated from the coding sequence GTGAGCCATCCGCTGCTCGAGCGACTGGCGGAGGGCCCGCTCCTCGCCGACGGGGCGATGGGCACCATGCTCTACGCCCGCGGCGCCCCCCTGGACGCCTGCTTCGACGTGCTGAACCTGCACGATCGGAAGGTCGTCCAGTCGATCCACGGGGAATACCTCAGCGCCGGCGCCGACCTCCTCGAGACGAACACGTTCGGCGCCAACCGCTTCAAGCTGGGCGTCCATGGTCTCGAGGGCCGGGCCCGCGAGATCAACCGCGAGGGGGCCCGCCTGGCCCGCGACGTCCGCGAGACGATGGGGCGCGACGTCTTCGTGCTCGGGTCGGTGGGACCGCTCGGCAAGTACCTCACCCCGCTCGGCACCGTGACCGAAGAGGAGGCCCTGGCGGCCTTCCGCGAGCAGGCCGAAGGGCTCCTCGAGGGCGGCGTCGACGGCTTCGTCGTCGAGACCTTCTCGGACCTGCGCGAGATCGGACTGGCCGTCCAGGCCATCCGGGCGGTGTCGGCCGACCTTCCCGTCATCGCCCAGATGGCGTTCAACGAGGACCGTGTGACCTTCGTGGGCCACGCGCCGGCCGACGTGGCGCGCGAGCTCCGGACGCTACCGGTCCAGCTCATCGGCGCCAACTGCTCGGTCGGCTCGAGCGTGCTCTACGACGTCCTGGTCCTCCTCCAGCAGGCGGCGCCCGAGCGCCCGATCGCCATTCAGCCGAACGCCGGCCTGCCGAGCCGGGTCGGCGAGCGGCTCATCTACCTCTCGTCGCCGACGTACATGGCGGACTACGCGGGGCGCATGCTCGACGCCGGGGCCCGGCTGGTGGGCGGCTGCTGCGGGACGACGCCGGCTCACGTCCGGGCCATGCGCGAGGCCGTGGATCGCCACGTCCCCGACGCCGCCCGCGCGCGGCGTGGCATCTTCATCACCCCGGCGGCGAGCCTGGCCGCCGAGGCGGCCCCCGTCGGCGCCACGGCCGAGCCCACCCGGCTCGAAGCGCGGCTCATGGCGCGGGAGTTCCTGGTCACCGTGGAGCTCGACCCGCCGCGCGGGCACAACATCGAGAAGCTCGTTCAGGGGGCCAAGCTCCTGGCCGAGCGCGGCGTCGAGGTGGTCGACATCAATGACGGCTCGCTGGGGCGCGTCCGGATGTCCGTGCTGCCGACCGCGATCGTGGTGCGGGAAGCGACCGGCCTCGACATCAACATGCACTTCACCTGTCGCGATCGGAACCTGATGGGCATCCAGGCGGATCTCCTGGGGGCCCACGCCCTCGGCATCCGGAACATCCTGGCCATGACCGGCGATCCGCCCCGAGCCGGCGACTACGTCAACGCCACCGCCGTGTTCGACGTCGACGCCATCGGGCTCGTGCGGATCGTCAAGGGGATGAACGGGGGCGTGGACGCGACCGGGAACTCGATCGGGGAGCCCACGGCCTTCGTGATCGGGGTCGCCCTCGACCCCGGGGCGCCGGACCCGGAGCGGGAGGCCGATCGGTTTCGCCAGAAGGTCGAGGCCGGCGCCAGCTGGGCCCAGACCCAGCCGATCTACAACCTGGCCCAGCTCGAGCGCTTCCTCTCGCGGCTCGGCCGGGTCCCGGTCCCGATCGTGGTGGGGATCCTGCCCCTCCATTCCTGGCGTCACGCGGAGTTCCTCCACAACGAAGTACCCGGGATCAGCATTCCCGATGCGGTCCGCGCCCGCCTCCGACAGGCCGGCGATCATGCCCTGCGTGTCGGGATCGAGACCGCCCAGGACATCCTGGCCGAGGTGCGCGGCCGCTACGCCGGGGCCTACCTCATGCCGTCGTTCGGGCGCTTCGAGGTGGTCGCCGAGGTCCTCGACGTCCTCCGCTGA
- a CDS encoding protein-methionine-sulfoxide reductase heme-binding subunit MsrQ, protein MRRLSARIALKSGVWAACLTPLALVVYWTVADDLGINPIEAVTRWLGVWTLRLLLLSLTMTPLRLLFGLSWPITLRRLLGLFAFFYATLHFGVWIVVDHFFDWPTMGADIAKRPYIMAGLGALVMLVPLAATSTAGMVKRLGAPAWRRLHRLAYLAAVLAVLHFLWLAKVGRVTPFLYAAWLALVLGIRLWAAARRIVARRRRRRAEADAVPA, encoded by the coding sequence ATGCGACGGCTCTCGGCCCGGATCGCGCTGAAGAGCGGCGTGTGGGCCGCCTGCCTCACGCCGCTCGCGCTCGTCGTCTACTGGACGGTCGCCGACGACCTCGGCATCAACCCGATCGAGGCGGTCACCCGGTGGCTGGGCGTCTGGACGCTCCGGCTGCTCCTGCTGAGCCTCACCATGACCCCGCTGCGCCTCCTGTTCGGCCTGTCGTGGCCGATCACGCTGCGCCGCCTGCTCGGGCTCTTCGCCTTCTTCTACGCGACGCTGCACTTCGGGGTCTGGATCGTCGTGGACCACTTCTTCGACTGGCCGACGATGGGGGCCGACATCGCCAAGCGGCCCTACATCATGGCCGGCCTGGGGGCCCTCGTCATGCTCGTCCCGCTGGCCGCCACGTCCACGGCCGGAATGGTGAAGCGACTCGGCGCCCCGGCCTGGCGGCGCCTCCACCGGCTCGCCTACCTGGCCGCGGTCCTGGCCGTCCTCCACTTCCTGTGGCTGGCGAAGGTCGGACGGGTCACCCCCTTCCTCTATGCCGCGTGGCTTGCGCTCGTCCTCGGGATCCGGCTGTGGGCCGCCGCCCGGCGGATCGTCGCGCGGCGCCGCCGGCGCCGGGCGGAGGCGGACGCCGTCCCGGCCTGA
- a CDS encoding shikimate kinase, producing MGPGHEASRNVILVGFMGAGKSTVGRVLARRLGLCFVETDDMITGGEGRSIPQIFAEHGETYFRMLEAAAMDALMDKHGHVIATGGGLPCRPGAMERLKALGTVVWLAADFDALYQRAGRVGSRPMLAGRSRDEVAALYETRKSCYSQAHLAIETTRLGVDAVVSRILRHLRERGRRVTPGVARPVP from the coding sequence ATGGGTCCCGGGCACGAAGCCTCGCGGAACGTGATCCTGGTGGGCTTCATGGGTGCAGGGAAGTCCACGGTCGGGCGCGTCCTCGCCCGCCGGCTCGGCCTCTGCTTCGTCGAGACCGACGACATGATCACCGGCGGGGAGGGGAGGTCGATCCCCCAGATCTTCGCCGAGCACGGCGAGACCTACTTCCGGATGCTCGAGGCCGCCGCCATGGACGCCCTGATGGACAAGCACGGGCACGTGATCGCCACCGGCGGAGGCCTCCCGTGCCGCCCCGGCGCGATGGAGCGCTTGAAGGCGCTCGGCACCGTCGTCTGGTTGGCAGCCGACTTCGACGCGCTCTACCAGCGGGCCGGCCGCGTCGGCAGCCGGCCGATGCTGGCCGGCCGCTCCCGCGACGAGGTCGCGGCGCTCTACGAGACGCGCAAGAGCTGCTACAGCCAGGCGCACCTCGCGATCGAGACGACGCGCCTCGGCGTCGACGCCGTGGTGAGCCGGATCCTGCGCCACCTGCGCGAGCGCGGCCGCCGGGTGACGCCTGGGGTGGCGAGGCCCGTCCCGTGA